The window CTCGTAACAACCCGAAAGGCTTCAAATGCCACCCAATAAAATCAACAAGTTACAAGACGAATCACGTCCGTCGAGCGGGTTGTTGCGAGACCGACAAATATTATTACCATGAACTACAAAGAAGCCTGGAGCTTTCTCGACGATCTCCAGTTTTTCAAAATCAAGCTGGGCCTGGACAGCATGACCATGTTCCTGTCCGAACTGGGCAATCCCCAGGATAGTTTAAACTTCGTCCATGTGGCCGGTACCAACGGCAAGGGCTCGGTGGCCGCGGTGATGCTCGGCATCCTGGCCCGGGGCGGGTACAGGGTGGGACTGTATACCTCTCCCCATCTGACCTCGGTGCGGGAGCGTTTCCGGATCAACGACACCTATATCAGCGAGCCGGAGTTCGCCCTCCATGCCACCCGGATCCGTGGGATACTGGATGGCCGGCAGATCACCTATTTCGAGTTCACCACTGCCCTGGCCCTGCTCTGGTTCGCCGGCCGCAAGGTGGACCTGGCGATCATGGAAGTGGGCCTGGGCGGCCGTCTGGACGCCACCAACGTGATCAGCCCGCTGGTCAGCCTGATCACCAACGTATCCATGGATCACCAGGCCTATCTCGGCAACAGCCTGACCGAGGTGGCCCGTGAAAAGGCCGGGATCATCAAGCCCGGGGTACCAGTGGTTTCGGCGGTCGGGCTCAACGGCAAACCCGAGCCCTTGGCGGTGGTGGCACAAACCTGCCAACAACGGGGGGCGCCGCTCTTTTTACTGGACCGGGATTTTCTGATAGAACCGGAAGAGGACGGGGTCTGGACCTATTGGGGCATGCGGCGCCGGGGCTGCTGTCAACTGCGGGAGAAGATGACCGGGCTGGTCTGCGGGCTCAAGGGCAGTCACCAGCGGAATAATTGCGCTCTGGCCCTGGCCTGCCTGGAATTATTACAGGACCGCGGTTTTGTTGTTGACGAGACGGCGATCCGCTCCGGCCTGAAGGAGGCCCGCTGGCCGGGCCGGCTCGAGTATTTTATCCTGGATCGTAACCGCGGCACCCCGGTTGCCGGGCCAGGGGCGGACACGGTTGGTTTTCTCCTGGACGGGGCCCATAACCCGGCCGGCGGCGCGAGCCTGAGGGCCGCCCTGGCCGATGATTTTGTCTATCAGAAGCTGATCCTGGTCTGGGGCGCGATGGCGGACAAGGATATCAGGGCAACCCTTTCGTTGGTGGCGCCCCTGGCCG of the Desulfobacterales bacterium genome contains:
- a CDS encoding bifunctional folylpolyglutamate synthase/dihydrofolate synthase — protein: MNYKEAWSFLDDLQFFKIKLGLDSMTMFLSELGNPQDSLNFVHVAGTNGKGSVAAVMLGILARGGYRVGLYTSPHLTSVRERFRINDTYISEPEFALHATRIRGILDGRQITYFEFTTALALLWFAGRKVDLAIMEVGLGGRLDATNVISPLVSLITNVSMDHQAYLGNSLTEVAREKAGIIKPGVPVVSAVGLNGKPEPLAVVAQTCQQRGAPLFLLDRDFLIEPEEDGVWTYWGMRRRGCCQLREKMTGLVCGLKGSHQRNNCALALACLELLQDRGFVVDETAIRSGLKEARWPGRLEYFILDRNRGTPVAGPGADTVGFLLDGAHNPAGGASLRAALADDFVYQKLILVWGAMADKDIRATLSLVAPLAERIILTCPQGERSAGPDRLAAALPEKEKERAEGIASVAAALDRAQALAGPGDLVCVAGSLYLIGEARGLLLGEIIAEAGEGK